The Manihot esculenta cultivar AM560-2 chromosome 1, M.esculenta_v8, whole genome shotgun sequence genome has a window encoding:
- the LOC110619331 gene encoding uncharacterized protein LOC110619331 — protein MGPSNNSFSSFKQLTKDFPLEHRPRMLKDFLFDHDSISCSSSIPTLIQHDLNAEKGLKSRSTALSAFQAMINKAVKNIHFAAIKSPPLLPRSLSRRLSRSRRSSCRESETENKQTQTKITVTIKDIIRWKSFRDTVEEESQPSALSCSPHHCKTATTTTTTPSSSSSSSNGSSWCESDFTSEYGHFEETCGEKEYGVMGKEYPQRVGEEDDSILGQTRSETNKAVGLKAEEKQQNNPVSVIGVQSDEDEEEEEKVWQLLNVVKETKSVGDYRVLVDFFLYELERKGSQRINNGFDCEMLSRGRAWINGEGGLWMDWDKKESCVREMEREVKWSKLKEEEEEVALAIENGMLDELLLDLFS, from the exons ATGGGTCCTTCGAACAATTCCTTTTCTAGCTTCAAACAGCTGACAAAGGATTTTCCTTTAGAGCACAGGCCTCGAATGCTCAAAGATTTTCTCTTTGATCATGATTCAATCTCATGCTCCTCAAGCATTCCAACCCTCATCCAACATGATCTTAATGCTGAAAAGGGGCTCAAAAGTCGATCAACAGCACTCTCTGCATTCCAGGCAATGATTAACAAAGCCGTCAAGAACATCCACTTCGCTGCCATCAAATCTCCACCACTTTTACCCAGAAGCCTTTCTCGAAGGCTCTCTAGAAGTAGAAGGAGCTCATGCAGGGAGAGTGAAACTGAAAACAAACAAACTCAAACCAAAATTACAGTCACCATCAAAGACATCATACGGTGGAAATCATTTCGAGACACTGTAGAAGAGGAATCACAGCCGTCGGCCTTGTCATGCTCCCCACATCACTGCAAGAcagccaccaccaccaccactacACCCAGTAGCAGTAGTAGTAGCAGTAATGGATCAAGCTGGTGTGAGAGTGATTTCACATCAGAGTACGGTCATTTTGAGGAGACGTGCGGTGAAAAGGAATATGGGGTGATGGGTAAAGAATATCCACAGCGTGTCGGCGAGGAAGATGATTCAATATTGGGGCAGACAAGAAGCGAAACAAATAAAGCAGTGGGTCTGAAG GCGGAGGAGAAGCAACAGAACAACCCAGTTTCAGTAATCGGCGTCCAATCTGATgaggatgaagaagaagaagaaaaggtgTGGCAGTTGCTGAATGTTGTTAAAGAGACGAAGTCAGTTGGGGACTACAGAGTACTGGTGGATTTCTTTCTATATGAATTGGAGAGAAAGGGATCCCAAAGGATAAACAATGGGTTCGATTGCGAGATGTTAAGCAGAGGAAGAGCTTGGATCAATGGGGAAGGAGGGCTGTGGATGGACTGGGATAAGAAGGAGAGTTGTGTAAGAGAAATGGAGAGGGAAGTGAAGTGGAGCAAGTTgaaggaggaggaagaagaagttgcTTTGGCAATTGAGAATGGGATGCTTGATGAGCTACTGCTTGATCTCTTCTCTTGA
- the LOC110615886 gene encoding uncharacterized protein LOC110615886, translating to MAGAEEAKLEGFLQWLEANKVELPGCSIKYCGPNKGFGIFPANNIVDDVLLLVPLDLAITPMRVLQDPLIGPECRAMFEEGEVDDRFLMILFLTLERLRKNSSWKPYLDMLPTTFGNPLWFTDEELLELKGTTLFRATALQKKKLQCLYDDKVKGLVQKLLILSGDSEREVCFEDFLWANSVFWSRALNIPFPRSYIFPQVQEDQGSHSPINNSQISCNSGKDLVDEQDEKGSKCDGDDSKVSGGISTSVEKETIWVEGLVPGIDFCNHDTKAAATWEVDGTGLVTGISFSMYLLSAGQTHLQSEKEISISYGNKGNEELLYLYGFVIDNNPDDYLMVHYPVEAIQNDPFLDSKMQLLEAQKAEMRCLLPKRLLDHGFFPLGPPNNDRNGKCKADQVSNYSWSGQRKTPSYVNKLVFPEDFLTSLRTIAMQEDELYMVSSLLEELVGPEGERQPTDTEVRAAVWEACGDSGALQLLFDLLQMKMMELEESSGTEDYDSELLQKGEHAENLERQGRCRDNLSSKSSGPIQLKFMSRNKWASVVYRRGQKELTRLFLKEAEHALQLSLSEEKN from the exons ATGGCGGGAGCAGAAGAAGCAAAACTTGAGGGATTCCTTCAATGGCTTGAG GCCAATAAAGTTGAGCTGCCAGGTTGCAGCATCAAGTACTGTGGTCCGAATAAAGGCTTCGGTATTTTTCCGGCGAATAATATCGTTGATG ACGTTCTGCTCCTTGTTCCATTGGATTTAGCTATAACCCCAATGAGAGTTTTGCAAGATCCTCTTATTGGACCCGAGTGTAGAGCTATGTTTGAAGAAGGAGAGGTGGATGACAGGTTCTTGATGATTTTATTTCTAACGTTGGAGCGACTTCGAAAGAACTCTTCTTGGAAACC GTACCTTGATATGCTTCCTACCACTTTTGGAAATCCACTTTGGTTTACGGATGAGGAGCTACTGGAGCTGAAGGGGACAACTCTTTTTCGAGCTACTGCTTTGCAG aagaaaaagttgcagtGTCTGTACGATGACAAAGTAAAGGGCTTGGTGCAGAAACTTTTAATTCTAAGTGGGGATTCAGAAAG GGAGGTGTGCTTTGAAGATTTCCTCTG GGCCAATTCTGTTTTTTGGAGTCGTGCTTTGAACATTCCTTTTCCACGCTCTTATATATTCCCACAAGTTCAAGAGGATCAAGGCAGTCACTCTCCAATTAACAACTCTCAGATCTCATGTAATTCTGGCAAAGACTTGGTCGATGAACAGGATGAAAAAG GATCCAAGTGTGATGGTGATGACAGCAAAGTGAGTGGGGGAATTTCCACCTCAGTTGAAAAGGAAACTATCTGGGTAGAGGGTCTTGTTCCTGGCATTGACTTTTGCAACCATG ATACAAAGGCAGCAGCAACATGGGAGGTTGATGGAACTGGCTTAGTGACAGGAATTTCTTTTTCTATGTACCTTCTTTCTG CTGGACAAACTCACCTCCAAAGTGAGAAAGAGATTTCCATTAGTTATGGCAACAAAGGCAATGAG GAGTTACTGTACCTGTATGGATTTGTAATTGACAATAATCCAGATGACTATCTCATG GTCCATTATCCCGTGGAGGCAATTCAGAATGATCCCTTTTTAGACTCCAAAATGCAGCTTCTGGAAGCACAG AAAGCTGAAATGCGGTGTCTTCTACCTAAAAGGTTGCTGGATCATGGGTTTTTTCCCTTAGGACCTCCAAACAATGACAGAAACGGTAAGTGCAAAGCAGATCAAGTTAGCAACTACAGTTGGAGTGGCCAGCGCAAGACGCCCTCGTATGTAAATAAGTTGGTCTTTCCTGAGGATTTTTTAACTTCATTGAGGACCATAGCCATGCAGGAAGATGAGCTATATATGGTTTCTTCATTGCTTGAAGAG cTTGTAGGGCCTGAAGGGGAAAGGCAACCTACTGATACAGAAGTTAGAGCAGCAGTATGGGAGGCCTGTGGGGATTCTGGAGCTTTGCAATTGCTTTTTGATCTTCTTCAAATGAA GATGATGGAGCTTGAAGAGAGTTCTGGAACAGAGGACTACGATTCTGAACTGCTACAAAAGGGCGAACATGCTGAAAACTTGGAACGCCAGGGAAGGTGTCGGGATAATTTAAG CTCCAAGTCAAGTGGCCCAATCCAACTCAAATTTATGAGTAGGAACAAATGGGCTAGTGTAGTATACAGACGAGGGCAGAAGGAACTAACCAGATTATTCCTCAAGGAAGCAGAGCATGCCTTGCAATTATCTTTGAGTGAAGAAAAAAACTGA
- the LOC110615900 gene encoding ATPase GET3A — protein MATDDQEVPEGSVQNILSQETLKWVFVGGKGGVGKTTCSSILSILLSRVRSSVLIISTDPAHNLSDAFQQRFTKAPTLVNGFNNLYAMEVDPNVENEDVGGNDGVDSVFSELANAIPGIDEAMSFAEMLKLVQTMDYSVIVFDTAPTGHTLRLLQFPSTLEKGLQKMMSLKSKFGGLLSQMTRMFGVEEEFGEDALLGRLEGMKDVIEQVNRQFKDPDMTTFVCVCIPEFLSLYETERLVQELTKFEIDTHNIIINQVLYNEEGVESKLLKARMRMQQKYLDQFYMLYDDFHITKLPLLPEEVTGVEALKAFSSHFATPYQPSTGGGTVEELERKIDALKQQLTDAEEELEKLRKGKQIA, from the exons ATGGCAACAGATGATCAGGAGGTGCCTGAAGGATCTGTCCAGAACATACTAAGCCAAGAGACCCTCAAGTGGGTCTTCGTCGGAGGCAAAGGCGGTGTCGGGAAAACCACTTGCAGTTCCATTCTCTCGATCCTTCTGTCTAGGGTCAGATCGTCTGTATTGATCATATCCACTGACCCAGCTCACAATCTGAGCGATGCTTTTCAACAGCGTTTCACCAAGGCCCCCACTTTGGTCAATGGCTTCAACAATTTATACGCTATG GAAGTCGATCCTAATGTTGAAAACGAGGACGTAGGCGGAAATGATGGAGTGGACAGTGTGTTTTCTGAGCTAGCGAATGCAATTCCTGGAATCGATGAGGCTATGAGTTTTGCAGAAATGTTGAA ATTGGTGCAAACGATGGATTACTCTGTTATTGTATTTGATACGGCTCCAACTGGTCATACACTCCGGTTATTACAATTTCCATCAACTTTAGAGAAGGGGCTTCAAAAAATGATGTCTTTGAAAAGTAAATTTGGTGGGTTATTAAGCCAG ATGACCCGAATGTTTGGCGTTGAAGAAGAATTTGGTGAAGATGCCCTTTTGGGAAGGCTTGAGGGCATGAAAGATGTGATTGAGCAAGTGAATAGGCAATTCAAAGACCCA GATATGACAACCTTTGTCTGTGTTTGCATCCCGGAATTTCTCTCACTCTATGAAACAGAGAGATTGGTGCAGGAACTTACCAAATTTGAGATAGATACACATAATATTATCATTAACCAAGTACTTTATAATGAAGAAG GTGTTGAATCTAAATTGCTCAAAGCAAGAATGCGGATGCAACAAAAGTACCTTGATCAGTTCTACATGTTGTATGATGACTTCCACATCACCAAATTGCCATTATTGCCAGAAGAG GTTACTGGGGTTGAAGCTCTGAAAGCTTTCTCAAGTCATTTTGCGACACCATATCAGCCTTCCACAGGTGGAGGCACAGTGGAAGAGTTGGAACGAAAGATAGATGCCCTAAAGCAGCAATTGACAGATGCTGAAGAAGAATTAGAGAAACTCCGGAAAGGAAAGCAGATTGCCTAA